A region from the Lutra lutra chromosome 1, mLutLut1.2, whole genome shotgun sequence genome encodes:
- the LOC125081113 gene encoding LOW QUALITY PROTEIN: serine protease 44-like (The sequence of the model RefSeq protein was modified relative to this genomic sequence to represent the inferred CDS: inserted 1 base in 1 codon; deleted 2 bases in 2 codons): MASPGGGSPGLLLWLLLLQPWLGGAQSGSASPPPSSAPTSPSSSGGGHEVPGASVWRAEGQSATPGPQEAAASSQVVAVTPGASGSYRAVATAKPLFSAGCGRRSMRIVGGFPAAEGKWPWQVSLQINDRHMCGGSLIASRWVLTAAHCIFGHMEYTAKLGDIFMDEHTSRMAIEIPVQDIVIHQDYNPIGLIENDIALALLEFPVNFSSHVQPVCLPKKAFMVQGGTECWVTGWGKLNEADQPGGVVKWLREAELNIVRYEKCNTMLQTEMETSSDLVKEGMVCGYSTQGKDACQGDSGGPLVCELNKTWVQVGIVSWGIGCGRKNVPGIYTEVGFYKDWVIDRLSQACSWDSAGFXPLLCLVLPLGILVAP, from the exons ATGGCGTCCCCCGGCGGCGGCTCCCCGGGCCTCctgctctggctgctgctcctCCAGCCCTGGCTCGGTGGGGCGCAGAGCGGGTCCGCGTCGCCCCCACCCTCCTCGGCGCCCACCTCCCCGTCGTCCTCGGGGGGCGGCCACGAGGTTCCCGGCGCGAGCGTGTGGAGGGCTGAGGGACAGTCTGCGACCCCGGGGCCCCAAGAGGCTGCCGCATCCTCCCAAGTGGTGGCGGTCACCCCAGGTGCCTCTGGCTCGTACAGGGCTGTGGCCACCGCGAAGCCACTGTTTTC CGCAGGATGCGGCCGGAGGTCCATGAGGATAGTGGGCGGATTTCCTGCGGCAGAGGGGAAGTGGCCTTGGCAGGTGAGCCTGCAGATCAATGACAGACACATGTGTGGAGGCTCCCTCATTGCCAGTCGGTGGGTGCTGACCGCCGCCCACTGCATATTTGG CCACATGGAGTACACAGCAAAGCTGGGAGACATCTTCATGGATGAGCATACCTCCAGAATGGCCATCGAGATCCCCGTCCAAGACATCGTGATTCATCAAGATTACAATCCTATCGGATTAATTGAGAATGACATTGCCCTTGCTCTGCTTGAGTTCCCTGTGAATTTTTCCTCCCACGTGCAGCCTGTGTGCCTCCCCAAAAAGGCGTTCATGGTACAAGGTGGTACTGAGTGCTGGGTGACTGGATGGGGGAAGCTCAACGAAGCAG ATCAACCCGGAGGAGTTGTGAAATGGCTACGGGAGGCTGAGCTAAACATTGTCCGTTATGAGAAATGTAACACGATGCTCCAAACAGAGATGGAAACTAGCAGCGACCTAGTCAAGGAAGGGATGGTCTGTGGTTACAGTACCCAAGGAAAGGATGCCTGCCAG ggaGACTCTGGGGGGCCCCTGGTCTGTGAACTTAATAAGACATGGGTCCAGGTGGGGATTGTGAGCTGGGGCATTGGCTGCGGTCGCAAAAATGTT CCCGGAATTTATACAGAAGTT GGTTTCTACAAGGACTGGGTCATTGATCGCTTGAGTCAGGCTTGCTCTTGGGACTCAGCAGGCT CTCCACTTCTGTGCCTGGTGCTGCCCCTGGGCATCCTGGTGGCCCCGTGA